The window cccaacgtgataaaggggctgtcaatcccttcactgtcacttgcaaggatgagatctgatagagatagatataaaagattactaaaacgtaaaataaaataaaaacaaataaattgcagcaaggtatttttgggttttttggtttatagatctgaaaatatatgatgggaaatagacaccagggccataggtttcactagaggcttctctcttgaaagaaaacataaggtgtgtgaacaaattactgtcgagcaattgataaaaaaccgcaaagttatgacgatatccaaggcaattattatgaatataggcatcacgtccatgtcaagtagaccgaaacgattctgcatctactactattactccacacatcgaccgctatccagcatgcatctagagtattaagttcataagaacggggtaacaccttaagtaagatgacatgatgtagagggataaactcaagcaatatgatgaaaaccccatctttgtaccctcgatggcaagaatacaataagtgtctcgctacccctactatgtcactgggtgaggacaccgcaagattgaacccaaaactaagcacctctcccattgcaagaagaaccaatctagttggtcaaaccaaccCGATAatacgaagagaaatacaaagacatcaaattatgcatataagaattcagagaagattcaaacaatattcatagataatctgatcacaaattacaattcatgggatctcgacaaacacaccgcaaaagaatatacatcggatagatctccaagaacatcaaggagaacattgtattgaagctcaaagagagagaagccatctagctactagctatggacccgtaggtctgaggtaaactactcacgcttcatcggaagggcaatagagttgatgtagaagtcatccacgatcgaatccccctccagcgggatgccgaaaaaggcccctagatgggatctcatgggtacatcaGGTTACGGCGGCATAAAAGTATTTTGATGGATGCTTCTGGTCATttgggaatatttatgaatttagaggccaagaattagggttggaggagctccgaggggcccacaagccctctgggcgcccccccccccccatagggcgcgcccctgaggcttgtggccgcctcgggactcctctgacttcatctctaagtcctacgggtgtcttctggtccaagaagtatcatcgcaaaagttttattccggttggacttcgtttgatattcttttttttagaactcaaaacaaggaaaaaacagaagctggcattgggctctaggttaatagctttgtcccaaaaataatttaaaattgtatattgatgcatataaaacatacaaagcagataatataataacttggaataataaaaaattataggtaccttggagacgtatcaccccgcaGCTCGCTGCCGCCGCAGCAACACGCCCCGCAGCCGGGTACTGGTGCTTCAACGACGGCTCCAACGGCGGCGTGCGGCACACTGTGAGACAGGGGCGCTCCGGTCGGTGCTCCAACGAAGGCGCGCGGCGAGAAGGGGCGTTCCGGCTGCTGCTCCAACGGCGGCGCACGGCAAGATATGAGCGCTCCAGCTGCTGCTCCAACGGCTGCTACTCCAGCGGCGCGCGGCTCCGTCGCCCCATCAGATTCAGGTCGGGTACTAGTTGGGACCGCATCGGATGTTGTCCGGAGCTGGGCGGGACTGCGTCGGATGTTGGTTCAGCTGGCCGCCGTGTGCCGCGCGTAGCCGCAACCGCGTGCTAGACAGCTAGCTAGCTGCTAGCCCCATCCTTGCGTGCACATGCGTGCTAGCTAGCCGCGCCCATGCACATGCGGTGGCAGAGACAGCGCCGACAAACGCGAGGAGGAGAGCAGCGAGCCGAGCCATGGCGGGGCGGTGAGCTACTGCTAAGCAGGCGCGCGGGCACAACGCGGTTGTGGAGACGACATCGGTGAACGCGAGGAGGAGAGGGCGAGCCGAGCcatggcggggcggggcggcgctgaGCTGCTGCTGCGCGGGTGCACAGCGCGGCGCGGAGACGACGCCGTCGAACGTGAGGAGGAGAGCAGCGAGCCGAGCCATGCTGGGGCGGGACGGCGGCAAGCTGTTGCTGTGCGGGCATAGCGCGGTGCAGAGACGGTTCCGGCGAACGCGAGGAAGAAAATAGCGAGCCGAGGCGGGACAACAACGAACTGGAGGAGCTTGGGACGGGGCGTGGCGCGTCCGTTTGGGGTCCTTTCACCTCTGCGCGTTGGGCGCAGATGCTCCAGCATCTGTCAGCCCCCCGGACGTCGCCACAATCACATTTCAAACGGACAAAAAGGGATGTCCGTTTCGGGTCTAGCGTTGGAGTTGGCACTATAAGCGGACGTCATGGCAATGTGGGAGAGTGAAAAACCGACATTGACTCGAATTGGCCCGATGATGAACGACAGGACATAGAGGGCCGATAGGGATGGTTACGGGGACATGGTGTGGCCACCGAGCAAGCAAACCTTCGAGAGCGGTGAGACCCATACTCGTACCAGCCATCATCATCGTGGGCAACACAAGAGACAAGTGGCATATACTTTATCATTTCCTTTTTTTGCAAAGGCCATCATGCctagttttttttgaatttaacTTTATTATATTAACTTAGAAACAACATTGCATTGTCCACGAGCTTATCGACCAAGATGATGGCTTGGAGGCTCATCCGTCCACACAGGGAAGTTTTACCACAGTAATCATAATTAGCTAACACATGAGTCTGCTTTATTTATTACTCCCTCCCTCTGTTCATGAATACTCCcttcatccggaaatacttgtcgtagaaatggatacaaatggatgtatttagaactaaaatacatctagatatatccattcATTAGACAAgtgtttccggacggagggagtataaggaaTAGCTAAAAAgagttatatttaggaacggagagagcatTAGCAAAGAAAAAAAAGGTGTTTGTATTTgagacaaaaaaggaaaaaaaaagatgtGCCGTTTGACCCACGAGACAGCCGGGTCTTCGCAAAGAGGCCCCTCCCGGGAAGAAGAACCGTAGCCTCACCGGCAGCCCAGGCCCGGCCCAGTTCTTCCCCAGGAGAGGCGGAGGCCCAGCCCGACCCAGGCTCGGTCCACCCAGGAGTTCCTCCCGGAAGTCCGCGTCGCCTTGTCGCGTGCCGGCCGCgcttcccctcccctcctctccccatCACCGCGCTGTGCCCACCACAcgactcctctccctctctctcccccaccGCACGGACGGAGACAAGCACGCAGGCGAGCAGCTCTCCGGCGACTCGGCGAGGTAAGCccacccaccgccgccgcctcccttccgGCAGCCCTCTCCTCGAGTAGCTCCCGGTGCCGTACGCCGGCGTAGCCCCGTCGCTCGACGCGTTAGGATTTGGGCGGGATCTGGCGGCGATCCCTCCGTCGGCGGGGCGGACGGGGATCGCGAGCGCAGGGCGCTCGGTTCTGCCTGTCCGGGGTAGGCGCGGATCTGGGCTCCCATGCCCTCGGATCCAATTCGATTAGGCGGATTTGGGAAGAATCCGCTTCCCCCCGACCAGTTGCTGGCAGGGACGGGGTGGGGTGGGTATCAAGGAAGGCATGTGGTTGTTCCGGTGGTTGCGCAGATCTCTCGCCGGTCGGGCGTGGTTGCTGAGTGTTTTGTCACATTCGATCTGGGATCTCCGGGTGCTGCATAATTGCTGCACGTTTTTTTCGTGCCTGGTCTGGGACTCCAGTTCATGATCAGCGCGGATATCCGCAGTGGGTGGCCGTGAGCAATGGACATTTTGATATATTTTTGTGCTATAGATGTATTTCGAGAAGAATATGACGAATGTAATTGGCGTGTATGCAACTCTCGTGCAGGATTCAGTAGCCACTGAAATACTAGCAAACTCTGTGCATAGTGAGAAATTGATAATAATCGGCCGTTGCTGTCTGGCACGAATCATACCTAAAGCACACAACAACGATAGCGACCAGCCTTGTATGTTAACGCTTACTCTGGTCCTTGGACTGAACCAGACTTCTATGTTAACGCCTACTCTGGTCCTTGGACTGAACCATTGATAATAGACCGTCCGGCCTCTCACATGCATGTGGTATGTTTGGGTAGGTGCTGATTGTTTTCAGTTACCCTGGTGATAATATGCGTCCTGATTCTTATAATTATTCAATCCAGACATGTGTGTTAGTTTCCTTCTCATCAGTTACGCTTCTCTAGAACTACCTTTAGTACATTATATGATGCATCTATTTGGTTTCCTGAACCTCATCCTGGATCGGTCACATTTCTGTTCTGTTGTTAATGTTTATTTTATATGGCTTCTCCCAGGATGGAAATGCTCTTCAGCAGCCTGTTCTGTGACTCAGCATCATCGGAGAACTTTTCTGGCCATCCGGGTGTTGAAAAATGCCCATTCCTGAGGAACATCAATGGAGCTACAACCTTTTCATTTTCTTCTGCTTTGCCTGTAGCTGTAAGATCTGCTTCTTATGTTGTTTTGTGATTACAGTGACCAAAGGTAGTGCAATTTTCCTTGACAACATGTGCTGTTCTGCAGGCCCAAGGAGGCAAGGGTCCCATCTTTGAGGATGGACCAGGGTTTGAGTCGGCATTCAAGCTTTTCCATGGACAGGATGGGATAGTTCCCCTTTCTGGAAGATCATATGTGCCTGATGAGAACCGCAGTGAGAGCACTGATGTCAAGCCTGAACCTGCTCTGCCCTTTAATCCATTGGCTGCTAGAGCCGCTACCATAAGTCTATCAGCATTTGGACCATTCGGGTTTAACTTCTTTAATGGCAAGGGCAAAAAGCAGAACAAGAAGCCCAACAATCTCGACCAGTCACAGAAGAAGCCTAACAAGCCAGATCAGAATTCCATGAAAGTAATGCCCCGGTTCCCTTCTCATTCTCcctctttatttgcaaaatctgagTGATTTCTTCCTGTCTAACTGCCCTGCAAATAAGGAACCATGAGCCACATGACACACAGCTTTACTGTAACTGTAAGAGAAATGTAAAAGTTATTAGTTGATTTAGAAATAGCAAGGAGCttttagtacagcataaaaaccaaGTTCTGATTGGTTAAGTTTTCACTACATTAACAACATTCTGATAGTATTAATATTTTATAAACAAAGGAAAAAATACCTCTCATTTGGTATTCTCCATAACGCAAGACTCGATATGTAATGTTTGTTAGGCTCTGCATATGTTATCCTTTGTGCTCCCTTACTTCCACTTCCATCTAAACTGTGATTCCGTGCGAACTGCGACTTAGTATGCATTATTGTCTGCCAAGTTCCAAGTtcatgattatttttttctaacaaCTGTGTCAATTTTCTTTTCTTTGAAGCTATTAGTCTTTGATTTCTTTTCCATGTTTAGCTTCTTTCAATAGTCAAGTGCTTGTGTTGATCAGAAATGCACTGCTGTGTAACAAAGATTTTCATATATCCAATAGTTTGCTCATGTTCCCCTCTGTATTCTTTTCAGCAAAAAGGAGGCAACCCACCGTCCCATGAGGCAATGAGTGATGAATGGCTAGAAAATGGACAGTGCCCACTCGCTCGGTCTTACCGGGCAATGAGTGGTGTTCTGCCCCTTGTCGCCAAGGCACTACAGCCACCAGCTGGTATGAAGCTGAAGTGCCCGCCTGCAATTGTTGCTGCACGAGCGGCCCTTGCACGCACAACCCTTGTGAAGTCCCTCCGTCCCCAGCCCCTGCCTGCAAAGATGGTAGCCATTGCTATGCTCGGGATGGCAGCGAACGTCCCTCTAGGTGTGTGGCGCGAGCACACCAAGAAATTCTCCCCCCAGTGGTTTGCAGCAGTCCATGCCGCCGTTCCGTTCATCGCGATGCTGAGGAAGTCCGTCAACATGCCCAGGACCGCAATGGTGTTCACCATAGCAGCCTCCATCCTCGGGCAGACCATCGGGTCGAGGGCCGAGCGCATCCGCCTGAAGACTCTGGCTGCAAAGGGCACCGCCGGCCCCGCCACCGCAGTCACCGTCATGTATCCAGACAAGAGCGGCAGCTGCAGCGACGCCGAGGGCAAGGCGTGGGATCCTCTTGCGCTGAAGATGCCTGGCTCTGCTAACGCCGGCGCTCCTGCTCCAACCCCTAGCATGTGCTTCTAACCGCGGAATTTAGCGGCCAGGTACCGATTTCTATTTATCGTGTATGTAATTGCCTTGCCTGTTCCTGGAAAGCAGAGCTGTTTGCGATGTTTTCTGAGGATGAGGCAAGTGGAATAAGGTGCTATAGTACCATGTCCTGTTGTGAACCTGTCATGGTGTAACGTCAGTCCATGCATCTGTCATCTGATGCTGATATATATCTACCAAGAAACAAAACAATTATATTGTGGTTGTCCTTGAAGCAATTTGTTATGCTGTGCCTGAAACTTTGGTTGTTACAGAATAaagcttcccccctatatatatacgAGATGTATTTTAACAGTGCAAATTCATGCCTTGACTGTAGACCTATACAACATTCTTTTCTTGCTAATGGTTACAAAGACGCAATCGTGAGAAAGTAATTCACTATCACAAGAAAGTAATTTCGGGCACAAGGCCTTTGATATAAGTTCTGTACAGGCAGTGCGTACATTTTTGGTCAGAGATTGGATATCGACAGTCCATTAGCATGTCATAGTACTGatctattagagcatctccaatagataatGTAAAATACATCATCAATTTGTGGTGCTTtgagtaaaatttacatcaccaaaattgGTTTTTTACATCATCAAAAACCTCCAGCTTCAACAGGTGATGTAAAATAAGTGTTGCAAAATACATCACGGTTGTCTTGTGGGTGCCATATTTTACATCATCTTTACATCATCTCTTGGAGCACTTGATGATGTAAAAATAGCATTTGATGATGTAAGTTTTGCTCCAGCCGTATGGCCTCTGTTGATATAAAATTTGCTTGACAGCATTTTGACGGCCTTTTTTTACATCACGCCCTATATTTTTTTTTGCGTGGTAATAcatgtctcatttatatcataaggaTCATAGTACAAGCCATGTACATACCGACCTAACAAAACTGAAAAGACAGCAGAACGCTAGCCTTTGCACACAGAAACACCAGCCAGGAAGTAAAATTACAAACAAGACTTCCTCTGTGCTTGACACCAATGCCTACCACCTGCCCGTGGTACCACCATAGCAGCCGCCAAAGAAGAACATGACGGATCACCTccacacccgagctcgacgcggctccatcgctgatatgcagctttgcggacctctaaGGTGGCTCGCCAATAAAGGCgaagccattgccgttgaacgaatcagaccgagaCAACACCTCAGAGACGCCatcaaactccagatctggcacccccgcCCAACTAAGATGTTGGAGGAAAAAACCATACCTACCtgccacgaaccacgaacccagatccaccatcttccagatgCCGTCGATGCAGactacaatctgcatccgctcctggactacctcccaagctccacgcTGGCGATGGAGCAAACACCGTCGCAACAGCAGAGCCCAAGGACACAGGTTCActacgaggatgccgccgccgccacaccatccttgcttgaacagtctGGTTTCCAAATCCACCCAAAAAGCGGATTCCTCGTTGGGGAAGGATCCGAAGATTTATTAGTCGGTGCCGCTATCGCCACTGCCGAAGCCATGACGATGAACAACCCAAAATTCTAAAAAACTAATGCCTAAAACAATCCACACGCATGGATCCgacgacccccctcaccaccgacgaccgaggtcgtcagtggaggggagccgccggaggacggcGGAGGTGGAAGACACCCTGGCGGCAGGAGGCGAGATCGCCTTTCTTTTCTTATCCTCGAAGAAAGAAagccccttctccctagtctatcatCACGCCCTATCTATGGGTAAAAATATTTGCATCTATATCGTCTATTGTTGCGTTTTGCCATCGCGTGATGTAAAAAGTGGTCCAGGCcttttttacatcatctattgaagatgctcttaaaaattaaaaataattaaCGAGTAAAACTACAAAAGTACAAAGGTggaacatcatctattggagatgctcttaaaaaTTTAAAATAAGGAAAGGCATTGAAATCAGTCAGATGATGTACGCGCTTCGTAAGCCGTCTCTGGCGCGCGCCACGCATCCGATGGGCCCACGCGCCGATTATCTCTCTTCCTCCCTTATCTCTTCCCCCTGATGCACTGAGCCACTcattttttcttcttgtttttcctTCACCACACCCCCCACACCACCAGCGCCGTCATCCGTCGTTGTAGACCAGCGCAGCCGCCACCGCGCGTTGCTGCACCGCTGCTACAAGCTGTCGTCGCCTAGTGTCGCCGCACCGCTGCTGCAAATCGTTGTCGCCGCTCACCTCATGCCTGTGTAGGCTAGGCTGGGCGGAAGCTGCTGCCATGGCCAGCGGGACTGCGTGCAACATGTGAAGTAGAGCGGGCTCGCCGACGTTGCGATGAAGCAGCGCGGGGGCCGCCGAAGCTGCAGTGTAGTGTGGTGGCACCGACGGTGTGGTGCTGCATGCTAGCCGACGGGTTGCAGCAGCCGATGAAGAAGAGCAGACTCGTTGGAGTTGCGATGAAGCGTCGTCGGAGTTGCAATGAAGCTCGCCGGAGTTTTCAATGCAGCGAGGTGGGGCCGTTGAAGCTTCGTCGGCGCTGCAGTGAAGCGCCGCGGCGGGCCACCGGAGCTGCGATGAAGCGCCGCCGGAGTTGCAATGAAGCTCGCCGGAGTTTCAATGAAGCGAGGTGGGGCCGTTGAAGCTTCGTTGGAGCTGCAGTGGAGTGCCGCGGCGGGTTGCCGGAGGTGCAATGGAGCGTCACCGGGGTGCCGTCGGTGCGGCCATGACTGGGTCGTTGTGTTGTCTGATCATGCGGCTGGAAGTGTCTGATCGGACGGCTCTGAGGGCGacgtaaatttgtaacaaatgagtcGGCTGATTTGTAGCAGTCACCTAGAAATAATTAACGAGTAAAACTACAAACGTACAAAGGTGGGTATGGTTCCACGTGCTGCCATCACATATTCTAAATAGTAAAAAAAAAAAGAGAACGGAGCGTCGACCCATTGGCTCGGCAACTGGGAGAGCTCCCAGTACGCCCGCGTTTGAGCCTTATCTTTGGCGCGCGGCGCTAGCGGAGTTTTTCCTATGAAAAAAAAACAACGAGTGTTAGCCCTTTGATGTTTTTTTAAATAGTAAAAAAAAGTAAAGAATTTAAACATTTTCAATATTGCAGGATATCAAAGCTGGTCGAATGTTCTACTAACATGTGTAATTTGAAAAAGAAAAGACATTGTGGTATTCTTAGTGAAGAACCGAAAATCGAACATTCAATACCACGGATAATTTCTCCGTGAAACTTCACACGTAATTAGAATATTCGGCCATGTATGGTATgaatttttttagaattatttgatCTTCCAGCCTTTTTTTCCTTTTGATTTTATAATTTA is drawn from Triticum dicoccoides isolate Atlit2015 ecotype Zavitan chromosome 4A, WEW_v2.0, whole genome shotgun sequence and contains these coding sequences:
- the LOC119288089 gene encoding uncharacterized protein LOC119288089 codes for the protein MEMLFSSLFCDSASSENFSGHPGVEKCPFLRNINGATTFSFSSALPVAAQGGKGPIFEDGPGFESAFKLFHGQDGIVPLSGRSYVPDENRSESTDVKPEPALPFNPLAARAATISLSAFGPFGFNFFNGKGKKQNKKPNNLDQSQKKPNKPDQNSMKQKGGNPPSHEAMSDEWLENGQCPLARSYRAMSGVLPLVAKALQPPAGMKLKCPPAIVAARAALARTTLVKSLRPQPLPAKMVAIAMLGMAANVPLGVWREHTKKFSPQWFAAVHAAVPFIAMLRKSVNMPRTAMVFTIAASILGQTIGSRAERIRLKTLAAKGTAGPATAVTVMYPDKSGSCSDAEGKAWDPLALKMPGSANAGAPAPTPSMCF